A window of Lentibacillus sp. Marseille-P4043 contains these coding sequences:
- a CDS encoding TetR/AcrR family transcriptional regulator — protein sequence MNEKKKKIIVTSIDLFADKGFYSTSIQEITDKSNVSKGAFYLHFQSKDELLVEIFRYYYELMNERINNVIDEQLDPKENFINQVEVQFYEVLNHKNFIFTQLKEQAITFNKQLYEFIRFMQLEIHKWYEKNLTAIYGDEVKPYVIDIETMFEGIRNSYLQVLIQDTVSIKVPKLALFIVERLDDIVLSLISNKEEPLLTEEKVMPLFSDIKAPEELAKKEVMNYLLEMQKILNEIDLKKETVNELQGVIDFLISEVKKADSKKIVMQGMLANFKGIHQFDKYRKLISEKLDIRLL from the coding sequence ATGAATGAAAAGAAAAAGAAAATAATCGTTACTTCCATTGATCTTTTTGCTGATAAGGGGTTTTACTCAACATCGATTCAAGAAATCACCGATAAAAGCAATGTTTCCAAGGGTGCCTTCTATTTACACTTCCAATCGAAGGATGAACTATTAGTTGAAATATTTAGGTACTATTATGAATTAATGAACGAACGGATTAATAATGTAATTGATGAACAGCTCGATCCAAAAGAAAATTTTATCAACCAAGTGGAAGTACAGTTTTATGAAGTATTAAACCATAAAAACTTTATTTTTACCCAATTGAAAGAACAAGCCATTACTTTTAACAAACAATTGTATGAATTTATCCGGTTTATGCAATTGGAAATACACAAATGGTACGAAAAAAATCTTACCGCCATCTATGGGGATGAAGTAAAACCCTATGTAATTGATATTGAAACGATGTTTGAGGGGATTAGAAACAGTTATTTACAGGTGTTAATCCAGGATACGGTTTCGATCAAAGTTCCAAAATTAGCATTGTTTATTGTAGAGCGCTTGGATGATATCGTCCTTTCATTAATCTCGAACAAAGAAGAGCCGCTGCTTACCGAGGAAAAGGTCATGCCGCTTTTTTCCGACATAAAGGCGCCAGAAGAATTGGCAAAAAAAGAGGTTATGAACTACCTGCTGGAGATGCAAAAGATTCTGAATGAAATAGATTTAAAAAAGGAAACCGTGAATGAATTGCAAGGTGTCATTGACTTCCTAATTTCCGAAGTTAAGAAAGCAGACTCCAAAAAAATTGTCATGCAAGGAATGCTGGCAAATTTTAAAGGTATCCATCAGTTCGATAAATATCGGAAATTAATATCAGAAAAACTTGATATTCGGCTATTGTAA
- a CDS encoding lmo0937 family membrane protein, whose product MLWTIIVILLILWALGLLFKIAGGLVHILLVVALIVFIYRLVKGKHHS is encoded by the coding sequence GTGCTTTGGACTATTATTGTCATTTTACTTATTTTATGGGCACTTGGATTATTGTTCAAAATTGCCGGTGGACTCGTGCATATTCTGCTCGTCGTCGCCTTGATTGTGTTCATTTATCGACTCGTTAAAGGGAAGCATCATTCTTAG
- the fabZ gene encoding 3-hydroxyacyl-ACP dehydratase FabZ yields MDIQQIKEIIPHRYPFLLVDKVTEMEEGKRVVGIKNVTINEPFFQGHFPDYPVMPGVLIIEALAQVGAITMLNKEENKGKIGFLAGVDKCRFKRQVKPGDQLNLEVEITRLKGPIGKGKGIATVDGEIACEAEITFAIK; encoded by the coding sequence ATGGATATTCAACAAATAAAAGAGATCATCCCACATCGCTATCCATTTTTGTTGGTGGACAAGGTAACGGAAATGGAAGAAGGAAAGCGCGTTGTCGGGATAAAAAATGTAACAATTAATGAGCCGTTTTTTCAAGGACATTTTCCCGATTACCCAGTGATGCCAGGTGTTTTAATCATTGAAGCATTGGCTCAAGTTGGGGCCATTACGATGTTAAATAAGGAAGAAAACAAAGGTAAAATTGGTTTCTTGGCAGGTGTTGATAAATGCCGATTTAAACGTCAAGTTAAGCCTGGCGATCAGCTAAATTTGGAAGTGGAAATTACTCGCCTAAAAGGGCCAATTGGCAAAGGAAAAGGGATTGCTACAGTTGACGGGGAAATCGCCTGTGAAGCAGAAATAACTTTTGCGATTAAATAG